The following are encoded together in the Scytonema millei VB511283 genome:
- a CDS encoding RidA family protein, whose translation MKRFINRFGKIGALLLLGICICFISLYAFGIDLQAVAKPTSPEKVVFYGTPTSSIASAVAVPEDQAYYWTSGTVPPVINPDAPLRTRDRYGDTKTQAIGILERIQALLADVNLKLSDVVYLRVYLVADPAMDNQVDYQGWFDAYAQFFNNPENPVKTARSTLAVAGLVDPGWLIEIEAVAVYPKH comes from the coding sequence ATGAAACGTTTCATCAATCGGTTTGGTAAAATTGGTGCTTTGTTGCTGCTAGGAATTTGTATTTGCTTTATCAGCTTGTATGCTTTTGGTATCGATCTTCAAGCTGTAGCCAAACCAACTTCACCAGAAAAAGTCGTTTTTTACGGTACGCCAACATCTTCAATTGCTTCAGCCGTCGCCGTACCGGAAGACCAAGCTTACTATTGGACGAGTGGCACAGTCCCACCAGTGATTAATCCCGATGCTCCACTGCGGACGCGCGATCGCTATGGCGATACGAAAACTCAGGCGATCGGTATTCTAGAACGAATTCAAGCTTTGTTGGCAGATGTGAACCTGAAATTATCTGATGTGGTCTATCTGCGCGTTTATCTGGTGGCAGATCCCGCAATGGATAATCAAGTCGATTACCAGGGTTGGTTTGACGCTTACGCTCAATTTTTCAACAATCCAGAAAATCCAGTCAAAACAGCTCGTTCTACCCTGGCTGTGGCTGGTTTGGTCGATCCTGGTTGGTTAATTGAAATTGAAGCCGTCGCTGTTTATCCCAAACATTAA